From the Ascaphus truei isolate aAscTru1 chromosome 15, aAscTru1.hap1, whole genome shotgun sequence genome, one window contains:
- the FKBP1A gene encoding LOW QUALITY PROTEIN: peptidyl-prolyl cis-trans isomerase FKBP1A (The sequence of the model RefSeq protein was modified relative to this genomic sequence to represent the inferred CDS: deleted 1 base in 1 codon) produces the protein MGVHVETICPGDGRTFPKRGQTVVVHYVGLLEDGKKFDSSRDRDKPFKFKIGRKEVIRGWEEGVAQMSVGQRARLTCSPDYAYGSTGHPGIIPANATLIFDVELLRIEC, from the exons ATGGGAGTGCACGTGGAGACCATCTGCCCGGGAGACG GACGGACCTTCCCCAAGAGG GGGCAAACAGTGGTGGTGCATTATGTGG ggctgctGGAGGACGGGAAGAAGTTTGACTCCTCCCGGGACAGAGACAAGCCTTTTAAATTCAAGATCGGACGCAAGGAGGTGATCCGtggctgggaggaaggagtcgCACAG ATGAGCGTCGGGCAGAGGGCACGTCTTACCTGCTCGCCTGACTACGCATACGGCAGCACCGGGCACCCTGGCATCATCCCCGCCAACGCCACACTAATCTTCGACGTGGAGCTGCTGCGAATAGA gTGCTGA
- the FAM110A gene encoding protein FAM110A: MSVGTLQSAAVGAPLASAMPLRILNKGPDYFRRQAESRARKPSAVERLEADKAKYVKSKQVAGTKQEPVRPPLPKQPLFSPGVRRVLLTPNRRGSPAAQRAEGRESKNSLNLEILNNLINICDSPLVSPRADAGSWQEQTQARGPPSLCTPTGHRAPSTAAVRRVDVRPGDVLRPLQCPSILITPALGSPAKSGLSSDNSLCSPKRTPADPGKKPTLLHRSKSDLSDRFSRASADLERFFNYCGLGAGEVATIGVEHFARASSDIVSVKFHSVSTASSERARSQNSAATLEETPAARMPYGISIIERNARVIKWLYGLRQARSVPNAPSV, encoded by the coding sequence ATGTCTGTGGGCACCTTGCAGTCGGCGGCGGTGGGCGCCCCTTTGGCGTCGGCGATGCCCTTACGCATCCTGAACAAGGGTCCGGATTACTTCCGCCGGCAGGCGGAGAGCCGAGCGCGCAAGCCCAGCGCCGTTGAGCGTCTGGAGGCCGACAAGGCAAAGTACGTGAAGAGCAAACAGGTGGCCGGCACCAAGCAGGAGCCGGTGCGGCCGCCGCTGCCCAAGCAGCCCCTCTTCTCGCCGGGAGTCCGCAGGGTGCTGCTCACCCCAAACCGCAGGGGCTCCCCCGCTGCCCAGAGGGCGGAGGGCAGAGAATCCAAGAACTCTCTGAACCTGGAGATACTCAACAACCTCATCAACATCTGCGACAGCCCCCTGGTATCTCCACGGGCAGACGCCGGGTCCTGGCAGGAGCAGACGCAGGCACGGGGTCCTCCCAGCCTCTGCACGCCCACCGGGCACCGGGCCCCCAGCACCGCGGCTGTGCGGAGAGTGGACGTTCGGCCCGGAGACGTCCTGCGGCCTCTGCAGTGCCCGTCCATCCTCATCACCCCGGCGTTGGGGTCCCCCGCCAAGTCCGGCCTCTCTTCCGACAACTCCCTCTGCTCCCCGAAACGCACTCCAGCCGACCCCGGCAAGAAACCCACCCTGCTGCACCGCTCCAAGTCGGACTTGAGTGACCGCTTCTCTCGCGCCAGCGCCGACCTCGAGCGCTTCTTTAATTACTGCGGCCTGGGCGCCGGGGAGGTGGCGACCATCGGCGTCGAGCACTTTGCCAGGGCCAGCTCTGACATTGTGTCCGTCAAGTTCCACAGCGTGAGCACCGCAAGCTCCGAGCGCGCCCGGTCGCAGAACAGCGCCGCCACCCTCGAGGAGACACCAGCCGCCCGCATGCCATACGGCATCTCCATCATCGAGCGCAATGCCAGGGTCATAAAGTGGTTGTATGGACTACGGCAAGCCAGAAGTGTCCCAAATGCCCCCAGCGTGTAG